TCCCTGCCCTTCAGTTtatccagctccctgccctcccgAGCTCTGCCGGGCACCAAGCACCGActgctgcccatccccagctcaAACAGCGCTTGGGGGAAGGCAGGAAAGCGTCTGGGATGGAACAAGGCTTAAAGGTGCAAAAgttattattcaacataaacagaacaagGGGACTGGGGATAAAAGCGTCATACAGACAACCCAGGACACCCACTAAGCCGCGAATTCCCCTGgcacacaaaaacacaaaaaaaagggaaattgtcGGTGGCACCGCAGGCATTGTCCCGAGGGTCCCCCCTCCTGTctggcacccctggctgccCGGGCAGTGTTGATCCCGTCCCGGCCGGGTGTGAGGCGCTAATTGCTGCTGACACCCTCCGGGCTGGCACCTccggctgccctgggcactccctggggCACAGTGTGACATCCTGCCCTGTCACCTCGGGGGGACGGCCACAGAgccacacctgggctgctctgccctcccagagccacacctgggctgctctgccctcacagctccacctgggctgctctgccatcctcacagccacacctgggctgctctgccatcccagagccacacctgggctgctctgccatcccagagccacacctgggctgctctgccctcccagagccacacctgggctgctctgccctcccagagccacacctgggctgctctgccctcacagctccacctgggctgctctgccctcacagCTCCACCTGGGCTTcgctctgccctccctggggctgccctgtcacagacatcttttatggaaaatcctttccttaggaatTTTCTTCCTaggaagctgggaggcctcaggaacaaaatgcaaacaatggttagctgctgctgtggaatgcaacaggtgcatctgtgattggcttcatgtggttgtttctaattaatggccaatcacagtcagctggctcggacagagagccgagcacaagcctttgttatcattctttctgattctattctattctattcttagccagccttctgatgaaaccttttcttctattcttttagtatagttttaatgtaatatatatgataaaataataaatcaagcctttgAAGCATGGAGACAGATCCTCATCtgttccctcatcctcagagccCTGTGAACGCCGTCacactgccccatccctggaactgcTCCAGGCCAGGCCGGGTGGGTTTGGACCAGCCTGGGATAAACGGTGGCACCCCCTGCCCATGGCCCCACATCATTGCTCCATTTGTGACCAAAATTCCCTTTACAGAGGagccagagccacagctggTGTATTGAGGTACCACCCCCGGTGTGAGGGTGGCTTTGGGACCCACCgggatcagcccctgcagcatccccggGGGACAGCACGCAGTGACAGCaacccccggtgtccccaggctgtcccctccctcctgtcACCGATTTCCGCGGGATGAAAGGCgtcctggggacaggaggagcgttataaacaaataaataaaatctcagcacagggagggagggaaggaagggaaggggctccCGGGGAAGCAGCAGCCTCGTAAAAGGATGACGCAGGCGGCGAGAGCCGTGGAAGGATGCCAGGGGATCTGGAAAACAGGTTCTGGGGGAAAACAccctcctggcagctccttctgacaggcagggctggggctctgcatcGCTGCTCCCCAAAAACTTGGAgctcccccaaaatcctggagctcccccaaaaaacctggagctcccccaaaatcctgctgaGCAcgcacacagctctgcacagctgcaccaggctctgcacagctggaacaTTCCATATTCCCGTGGAATATTCCTGGCAGGAagctctgcctggctgtggtgggtctgggtgaggaggaggaggaggaggagggctggggctggctctgcagcaggtgctgctcagCTTTGCCACCCTCTGTTTATTTCTCTGTGCAAGCTGGAGATGTGTGAGTGCTGCAGGCTGCACAAAACCCGGgcttggggacagcctgggtgtgcagggagctgaAATCTGGGAGCAGAAATCTGGGAGCAGAAATCTGGGAGTGGAAATCTGGGACCAGAAATCTGGAAGCTGAAATTTGGGAGCAGCAATTTGGGAGCAGAAATCTGGGAACAGAAATCTGGGAGCAGAAATCTGGGACCAGGACTGGGTCTGGCTCATCACTGAGCATCCTGAAGCTGCCAGACCAGCCAAGGAATTTGCTCAGAACATCCAGATTTTGcttggaagcagcagcagcaccttcccagcctgctgcGAGCGCTCCAGTTGCTGAACAGGGATTGTTTTTTATAGCAACATCTCCAGGGCCTCAGCCTCGCCATCCCCATTTTTAGACATGGAGAAGGGAGCaaagggaggtgctgctgctctcggGTCCCCTGAGGAACATCCAgggagccccgggcagggctgggatcatcctggagcagctctgagctcccccagccccacagagagcagaggaaaGTTGGAAACTCTGCCCGTGGGGAGAGCAGGGTCTGCCCAGCCAGCTCCTCACTGCCTGACTGCCTGGGGATTAGCAAAGGtcagcctgcagagccccagccctcccagcctcttcctctgctgcaggtTGGGAGATTTGTGTTGGTTTAGCCTGATCTGTGAGCGcatggaaaaaatcccagccaGACTGGGGGGGCAGAATTGAAATCCCACCCAGACTGGGGGAGCAGAATTGAAATCCCACCCAGACTGGGGAGCagaattcctgcagcagctgtcacggggctggcagagggacagcagctccccacCCTTGGCTGGGAATTGGGGGATCCTGGTGGGCACcaagctccttcccagcccaggctgtgccctgctggccctggcagagccGGGTGCTGTTccccccctgctcctgcctttccaggcttttcatccctgcctgccttcaCTTTGCCCTGACAACTTTTCCTGTGCCGTGCAGGAtgtgggagggctgggagctgcagataatgagcagccctggctctgctgagctctgagattgctgctgctgctccagctctgcctccccctgcctgtgctggctgctcccgAGCCTGAGCGCTcacagctggcagctcctgctcccaaaccccccatTTCACGGCTCTGGGTGCGGTTTGGAGAAGGAGTCATTGCATTTATCCCTGGGATATGCACACTCATTGCAGTGTGCAGCTCCCTGgtgtgggagaggaggagctgcttctcctgcccctgtcccttgcagcagctctgcaggtggggcaggctcagggcagggctcctGATCCCTCCTGGGTGCTGtctgcactgctgtgcagcccacccagctgtgcagcccatccagctgtgcagcccacccagctgtgcagcccaCGCAGCTGTGCAGCCcacccagctgtgcagctctccatCATCTCTAGGGCAGTCCCATGGCCTGGgtgccactggcagctgcagccatggTGCTGATCCAGCTGTGCAGCCCACCCAGATGTGCATCCCTACTcagggggagcacagggaatcagggaatcctgcatccctgctcgGGTGGAtccttccagagcagcagcagatcccCACCTCCCACTTAGGCTCAATTAAGGAGCGCTAATGGGGCTGGGCTCGGTCAGTGCCCCACAATATCTGTTGCCATCACTCCTGAGGGGCAGTTCCATAGGGGAAAGgccttgctgagctgctcctgggcacaaaATCCCCAGAGAGGGCTGAggcctctcctcctgcctgccctggctgcattATCCATGtccagaaggagaaggagcagagggaagatttcccttttcccttttccctctgctcctggccgggcgggggccgggggggttTGGATAACCTGCCTCATTAGTGCCTGTGTGACATCATTATCTCACATTAGCCACACTCCGGCTGGGGTAATTGGGAAGCCTCTGGAATGGCCCCGTGACCTTTAATTAATGCAGCGGGGCCTTTTCCCCGCGCTGCTCCTCGCTGTGCCCGCCGCAGCTGCTCCTTGTTAGGCTGCCGGAGCAGCGCAGCCCCGGTGCCTCCCCGGCAGCTCCGGAGCCTCTCCCTGTGTGCCCCGGGGGAGGAATGAATGAAAAcggtgcaggagcagccccagcccctccgcagcccctcctggtgcagGCACTGCCTGGCCAATTAGCCAGCGCTGATTAGCCCGgccaggaggagggaggagaagtgGGCATGTGGAACCGACCTTGgcttggaaaaggaggaatttaGGAATTCAGGAATTAGAATTCAGGAATTTTTAGAATTTAGGATTTtgttcctggcacagctctgccccatccctggcagtgtccaaggccaggctggacggccttggagcagcctggcacagtgcaAGGTGCCcatggggtggcactgggcttTTTGCCAGCCCAAACCATTGCAGGGTTTGTCCCAGCTCTGGGTTTTAAcctttgctgctctgccctggctctggaATGGCCAACCCAGAGTAAATCACCAGCTCTAATCCAACCCTGCCTCAGAAACCCCTGCACAAACCTCCAGGGCTGGCCGAGATGCTCTGTGGGGTTTGTAATCAAAAACCTGGGAACAAATtaaaggcagctctgctcagatGGAGCTGTTCACTCCCAGGTGAGCGAGGGCGGCGGATTTCGGGATCAGGGATGCCcttgggagctggcagctggcacagctggagctgctctgacatttgggctcctcagggctgagcctggtgctgctcctggcacggctccctgctgcacagctggcacGGTGTCACCCGCTGCTGGCtcggtgtcactgtcaccaacTGCTGGCACGTCCACGGGGGCTTGGAAACCCTCCCCAGGCATTTGGGAAATTCCCACTTTGGATGGAGCCTGGGAACTGAGTGGGTTCATGAATGTCCTCTGGGAGAAATGGATTCGTAAAGAATTCTTAGAGTTGTAAAGGATTCTTGAAGATGGGAAGTTTGTACAGACCCGCATTAGAACTGTGAAAGGTAGCAGGGCCACGCGGGGTAAAAATACAGGTGGTTAGAAGTCATAGTGTTGTGTAGCAAAACTAATAGGCTAAAAGGCATTTATAAAGTATTGAAATTTAGTATTGAAATTAAAGTAGTATTgaaatttttccctgaaaaatttagggaggaattttgggtggGGAGCTCCTGGCTTCTAATCAGAACAGCGTCGAGTTCTACGTCTCTCCTGTCTCTCTCTCCATCGGGACtaataacagaataaaatcttttaaaacgCCTCTCAGTTACCCGGTCTCTACAAAAGCATTCCCCTGCCAGGACAGGggttcccagcagtgccagcacagcccctgccctcccagccctgtggaaCTGGGATTTTCATCCCCCACATGGATGGATGCTcaggggacccccaaaccctcccctctgctggctgctccagcacGGCCCCCCCGTTCTGCACTGCCCACACCCCGATTTCGGGTTTCCCACAGAATCTGAACCTCCAGACAGGAGGtgaaaaatcccaggaaagcGCGGACTTGGTGGCTGTAAGTGACATCTAGTGGAAACGGCAGGAAGGGGAGTGCGCAGGTAAAACCCTGATCCTGCCGGGTTCGGGTGGGGGGAAAGGATTCCTGAGAGCTGGAACTTCCAGAGGGCTCTATTCAGGacttaaaaatagaataatagTGGAATAATAATatgcattaataaaaaaaatagaaaaagggaaaaattagaGTAAAGAGAGTGAAGAGAATGAAGAGGATAAAGTGGACAGCACGGACAGGGAGGTGGCTGGGCCATGGCAGAGGTCACCTGGCCCTGTagctgctgtccccaaggcaggagcagcacccaggccgctctgggacaggggacagtgtctgtccgggcacagctgggcactccagggctgtccccagggtcagtgccccctgctcctgcatcctgAGCCCTTGCCGCTGCCTCGGGCCATCTCCCTGCTGTGTTTTCCCTCTCCTCggaggtgctgggcactgccaccctgtccctggCGCTGccaccgtgtccctgtgtccctgtccctgcccggggctgctcctgggagggCAGAGCCCAAGGTTCTTGCTCAGCAATGTGAAACCCGGCCAGCCTTGGATGAGCAACCCGAAACTGCGGCcaggagggagctctgggaagAGCCTGGCAGCGTTTCAGGCCAGCCCGGGCTGCGTTTCAAGCGAGCCGAGCGTGACCTTTGCATGAGCATGGGCTGGAATTTTAACGGAGAACGGGGAGTGAGtttcaggcaaaaaaaaccaaaaaccaaaccaaaattaaaaaaagttaaagggtttgggggaaaaCAATGCGGctctggggtggtttgggggtgaTGGTTGCTGCTCACCTGCCCCCAAACCAGCAAAACCAGCCCGGTGGTTGCGGCTTGGCTGGCTCGGGGTTTCACTGAGGGTTAACCCTTTCCTGAGCACGCAGCTGCTCCTCCCCGGCCTTCCCTGGGCTGGATCCCAATtgctgagattgggatcatcCCAGGGAgggctcctggccctgtgcagggTCGGGGCTGTACGTGAGCAGCTCAGcgttcccaaatccccctgagcAATCCCCCTCCTTGGACAGGTGGGACCCCGCAGGAATTCatggaaaggaaggaatggaTCAGATCAGGGacagcattttccattttattttaattttattttattttattttattttattttattttattttattttattttattttattttattttattttattttattttattttaattttattttttcccactgtttttcctgcagtctctccctccctgccctgctgcacagcGTGTGATGGGTGTGCATCGGGGCAGGGAGGATCCTCCTAATCAAAGCCACGTTTCTCTGCATTGTCTGGGCTGGCTCACGGGGAGATCAGCCAAGCCCCTGCACTCGTGATGTTCCAGTGCTGGATTGAAAAGCTGCACTGAGGTAGAGTCTTCCCAAATAGAGTTTCTTGGGTAGAAAGGGAATTAGCCCATATTGAGAATATTGCATTTATTCCATATTGAGAATATTGCAATTATTCCATATTGAGAATATTCCAGTTATTCCATAATGAGACCATTTCAATTATTCCATATTGGGAATATTGCAATTATTCCATATTGAGAATATTCCAATTATTCCATATTGGGAATATTCCAATTATTCCATATTGAGAATATTCCGATTATTCCATATTAAGAATATTTCAGTTATTCCATATTGTGAATATTCTAATTATTCCATGTTGAGACTATTCCGGAATCATCCCAGCacaatcccagccccatcccagcatcccagcgCCGTccaccatccccaccatcccccatccatcccatcccatcccatcccatcccatcccatcccatcccagcccatcccaccctccgtgtgcccctgcccagctgtgtcccagctgtgtcccagcccgTCCCTcgctccctgcccctctcaggCACTCGCTGAACGCTCCCCGTGCCTCGGGCCCGGCTCCAGGGGAAGGAAGCGGCCGGGCCAGGCGGAGGAAACCGCTCGGTTTCCCCTGTGGTGtgcggggggagcggggcgtGGGCCGGTCAGGGGTGAGATaggatgggaaggagggagcgGCGCTGCCCTGCAGATGGTGCGGCCGCGCAGGGAACCGCGTCCCGGGCAGGgattgctgctcctgtccccGCTGGGCTGGCTCCGTCCCGGCCGTGCAGTGCGGGACAGCCGCCACCGCGGGGAGCTTCGGTCCCGgggatggcagggcagggacactgctggcacCTCCCTGTGGGaatgagcagggcaggacagggacactgctggcacctggggccagagccagagctgtgcccgGGTCCTGGTGGGCAGGGCATGGGCACACCCGGCCCTGGGTGAGGACCCCCGGGGTGCGAGTTGGGGCCATGGGCAGAGATTGGGGATCCCCGAGGGTGCAGGTTTCAGTGCaagcccccagggcagggtgtcCCAGGTGCGGGTCCTCGGCAGGGCCAGGGGTCCCGTGGGGTCCTGGTGGCAAGGGggcgctgggctgggctgggctgggggctgggggtcGGCGGATTTGGGCtcactcccccagcccctgtcctgcaggcagctccttcagggCGGCTATTTCTGaccctgggaggaggaggaaggtgggaGGAAGGCTGGTGGGAGCTGAGGGCTATTTCTGGCTCGGCTTCGTGACCTGCCAGGCCATTCTTGGGCGCTGTGCCAGTGCCCCGTGCCAGGCTGCCCCCGAGCTGTGCCCGCAGCACGTGGCACAGGTGGCCCTGGGTGCTGCCACACGCCCCGCGGGGTTTGTCACAAGATCCTGGGGCCGGCTGTGACCTCCTGAtgtcaccctgccctgggagtgCCCTAAATAGGTGAACCCTGCCCCCGAGGTGCCTTTGTGTCACTGTGGAGAGCGTGACTAAGGTGGCTCTGTGGGAAAGAGGACAGTGGGTGccacccaggtgtgccaaaGGCTGGCAGCTCCGTGGCCTGTCCCCTTCCCCTTGCAGTGACCCCAGGAGAGAGCAGGGGGCACCAGGAGTGTCCCCAGACgtggctgtggcactgtcaCACATCGGCTGCCACCTGTCGCAGAtgtcttttatggaaaatcctttctttgggatttttcctcctgagaggcctcaggaacaaaatgtaaacaatggttatctgctgctgtggaatggaacaagtgcatctgggattggtctcatgtggttgtttctaattaatggccaaccacagtcAGCTCTCTCGGACTCTctctctgagccacaagcctttgtaatcattctttctttttctattcttagcgagccttctgaggaaatcctttcttctattcttttagtatagttttaaagtaatatatatgataaaataataaatcagccttctgaaacacggagtcagatcctcgtctgTTCCCTCATCCTGACagccctgtgaacaccgtcacagccagcctggcctgtccccagcagttCTATATATGGCCCGGTGGCACTGGGCTCTCAGGTGACACCGGGGAGGGACACAGGGTTTATTTTTGGTCCCTGAATGGATCTGGGCTGGAGCCGGGCTCTGTGCCccggccagggcagggcaccatgtgctgctgggagggctctgctgtggctcctgcatGGCCCCGTCCCCgcccggggctgggggacaggtAAGGACGGGCCTTGTCCCCTCCCCGCGTGTCCTGCTGTCCTtctgccctgctgtcctgctgtcctgctgtcctgctgtcctgctgtcctgcccagctgtgcatgtcctgctgtccccgtgCGTGTCCAGTTGTGCTGTCCTTCTGTccagctgtgtgtcctgctgtgctgtcctgcccagctgtgcGTGTCCTGctgtccagctgtgctgtgggggaTACCCcggctgctctgggctttggGAATGCTCGGGAACATCAGTGCCGGGTTTAAGGTGGATTGGAGGCAaaatgggtgggaaatgggggtgtggggggtgtTGCTGCTGTGGAGAGAACACCAAAgcccctgtgcagctctgggaaacatcccaaatcccctgtgcagctgtggggagcatcccaaacccactgtgcagctgtggggagcaTCCCAAGCCTTTGGGGGCACACAGCTGGGCTTTGGGGGCACACAGCCGGGCTTTGGGGGCACACAGCTGGGCTTTGGGGGCACACAGCTGGGCTTTGGGGGCACACAGCTGGCCGGGGGGGCACACAGCTGGGCTTTGGGGGCACACAGCTGGGCTTTGGGGGCACACAGCTGGCCGGGGGGGCACACAGCTGGGCTTTGGGGGCACATagctggattttgggggcacACAGCTGGGCTTTGGGGGCACACAGCTGGCTTTTAGGGCACACAGCTGGCCGGGGGGGCGCACAGCTGGGCTTTGGGGGCGcacaggtggattttgggggcacACAGCTGGGCTTTGGGGGCACACAGCGGTGCCACCCCGCCGTGCCTGACGCGTGGCCCTCCCCCGTCGCAGGCATGGATAACTTCGAGTACAGCATCCAGCTGACCGACCGCGAGTGGGCCGAGTTCCTGCGGGCCGCGGAGGAGTGCAGCCTGGCGCCGGCCTCGCTGGCCACGGCCGAGGAGCAGAGCCTCAGTGACATTGAGCAAGGGGACAGCGGCGGCAGGGgcagcgcggccgggccgggcagcgaGCCCGCAGCGCCGGGCAGTGCCAACCCCGCGACACGTGGTGCCCGCGCCGGGGCCAGCGCCGGTGCCAGCCGCCCGGAGCGCGGGCAGTGCTGTGTGCCGGGCAGCGAgcgcggagcggagccgggCAGGTCCCTGTGTGACAGCGACAGCCACCAGCCCGGCTGTGCAGCTGCCATGCCCAGCgcccagaggaggcagcagccccCGCGGGCACCCGGCGGCACCGCGCAGGGCACGGCGGGGACAGCGCCcgcagggatggagcagggcgGGGATGCAGGAGGGACACAAGCCCCGCTGGCACAGCCAgaagccccagcagcccccggAGCCCCCTCGGAGCCCCCGGCGGcagcgcagcagcagcagcagcagcagcaggacccgGCGGGCACGGAGCCCAGCGTGGCAGCGCAGCAGGACCCGGCGGGCACGGAGCCCAGCTCTCCGGGCGGCTCCCCCAGCGTGGTGAGGCCCAAGGTGCCGGCGCAGCCCAGGAAGAGCCGCAAGCAGCGCGGGGCCGAGGGGGAGCGGGAGCCCCCGAGCGCGGCGCCCCCCGGCAAGGCCCCGCCGGGCTCCCCGGCGTCCCCTCGGAAGGGCAGGGCCAAGGACAAGGCCGCCAGGGCGGCGCTGGTGAGGCTGGGCAGCGAGGAGGGCGGCGATGGCGGCCCCAAGGCCCCGGGCAGGACCAAGGGCACCCGGCCCCCGAAGGCAGCGCAGGCCGGGGCTTCGGGCGGACGTGACACCGTCCCCGCGGCCCCTGCGGACGGAGCCGCGGCTCTGCCAGGGGAGGAGAGCCAGGAGATGCCAGGGAAGCCTCTCCAGCCCCGGAATGTGGCGGCGTTGGGAGGGAATGctgctgagggggctggggggcagcctGCTGATGAGACACCTGgagggaatgctgctgctgagataCCTGGGGTTCCTGCTCCTGAGACCcctgcagttcctgctgctgagaTACCTGgagttcctgctgctgagaTACCTGgagttcctgctgctgagaTACCTGcggttcctgctgctgctgctgagatccatggagttcctgctgctgagaCACCTGGAATCCCGGCTGCTGAGATCCCTGgagttcctgctgctgagaCACCTGGAATCCCTGCTGCTGAGATCCATGgagttcctgctgctgagaTACCTGcggttcctgctgctgctgctgagatccatggagttcctgctgctgagaCACCTGGAATCCCGGCTGCTGAGATACCTggagttcctgctgctcctgagacccctggaattcctgctgctgagatccctgcagttcctgctgctgagatccctggaattcctgctgctgagatccctgcagttcctgctgctgaacTTCCCAAAAAGCCCTCAGAGATCCCTGGAATTCCTGCAGCTGAGATCCCCAGGAAACCCTCAGAGAtccctgcagttcctgcagctgggatcCCCTGGGAGCCTGCAGCTGCGATTCCCAGGAGTCCTGCCATTGAGATCCCCACgattcctgcagctgggatcCCCAATATCCCTGCCATTGAGATCCCCAGGACCCCTGCAGCTGAGATCTCCAGGAGTGCTGGAGTTGGGATCCccaggagccctgcagctgagaTCTCCAGGAGTGCTGGAGTTGGGATCCCCAGGAGCCCTGCCATTGACATCCCCAGGAGCCCTGCCATTGCCATCCCCAGGAGCCCTGCCATTGACATCCCCAGGAGCCCTGCCATTGACATCCCCAGGATCCCTGCAGCCGAGCTGCCCAGGATCCCTGCCATCGAGATCCCGTGTGATCCCGCAGCCgggctgccctgggaagctgcagctgagctccccaGGGCCGTCAGCCCCCTGTGCTTTGCCGAGGGCGCCTCTGGCAAGCCCAACTCGCTGGATGTGACCTGGCCCGAGATGTACGAGTACCTGTTCTGTGActcccaggaggaggaggagctgggcagctccCTGGAGGGGCGCAAATCGCCCTTGCAGAGGGAAATCTCCTGGCCTGAGCTCTACGAGTACTTCTTCACTGAGCCAGAAGGAAGCAGGAAGAAAGGCAAAGctaaagacaggaaaagaaagaagttcAGAGGCCTGGagcgccctgggctgcaccaggaggcgcccagccctgctccagacaAGGACACCGTGGTTATCTCGGTCCCTGATGTGCATGAACGCTTcttcccagagccagccccCAACAGGAtgggctggagagggattttctCCCTGGCCCCGGCCTCAGAGGTGAAGAAAGCCGTGAGGGCTTTgggctccctgctgcagaggcaggcCCAGCTGGGAGGAGGCCAAGCCCCAGGCTCCCAGGCCCTGGTGCCCAGAAGATCCGGAGAGGAGCTCGCCCTGGTCCCGCTgggaggagcccagggctggccagAAGATGGGGACAGGGCCCTGGCACTGAGAGGTAAATCCTGTTGTTCCCTG
This portion of the Zonotrichia leucophrys gambelii isolate GWCS_2022_RI chromosome 21, RI_Zleu_2.0, whole genome shotgun sequence genome encodes:
- the PERM1 gene encoding PGC-1 and ERR-induced regulator in muscle protein 1, with protein sequence MDNFEYSIQLTDREWAEFLRAAEECSLAPASLATAEEQSLSDIEQGDSGGRGSAAGPGSEPAAPGSANPATRGARAGASAGASRPERGQCCVPGSERGAEPGRSLCDSDSHQPGCAAAMPSAQRRQQPPRAPGGTAQGTAGTAPAGMEQGGDAGGTQAPLAQPEAPAAPGAPSEPPAAAQQQQQQQQDPAGTEPSVAAQQDPAGTEPSSPGGSPSVVRPKVPAQPRKSRKQRGAEGEREPPSAAPPGKAPPGSPASPRKGRAKDKAARAALVRLGSEEGGDGGPKAPGRTKGTRPPKAAQAGASGGRDTVPAAPADGAAALPGEESQEMPGKPLQPRNVAALGGNAAEGAGGQPADETPRAVSPLCFAEGASGKPNSLDVTWPEMYEYLFCDSQEEEELGSSLEGRKSPLQREISWPELYEYFFTEPEGSRKKGKAKDRKRKKFRGLERPGLHQEAPSPAPDKDTVVISVPDVHERFFPEPAPNRMGWRGIFSLAPASEVKKAVRALGSLLQRQAQLGGGQAPGSQALVPRRSGEELALVPLGGAQGWPEDGDRALALRGAAEEEPRVLSHKDMCLVFCAFASWAVKTSDLQAPDAWKTMFLASFGTLSAIRYFRRTVREGHPRT